The sequence gctGACACGGTGGTGAtgggtcacaggttggacttgatgatctcagcGGTCTTTTCCAAGCTAAGGGATTCTGTGAAGTACTCTCTTGAATTCTCCTGGAACAGAGGGACCTGCAAGGGAGTTAGCAGCTTGTGCTAAACAAACACACTGGCAAGATCCTATCAGTGAGGAAGCCAAAGGAGATTTCCCAACTATGTCTTGTTGAGGAAACTGGGGAGGTGCCTACGTTGGATCCATTTTTATGAGAGATGAGTCAAGACAGATCTTCTGacacaagcagcagcaagaaGAGGTTAAGCAGCAGACAAAGAGTACTAAGTTTCTAAAACTGGCTGATATTTACAGAGTGACTCAGGAATGCAGCAGCTTACCTACCCAGCCTGCCGTAAAACAACTTCCTCTGAGGACTCGGCAGAGGCATGCATGAagctgtttctctttttaaaggGTCCAGAAACAGATCAGCAATCTGGCTTCTGCACCAGgaaaatcagtaaaaatattttaaataatgtagTTAGTCAGGAGAGTTGTATGGCCTTTgctgaaaatattctttctgCCAGACTGCTGTATAAATCGTGGACTGTGTTTGGTAAGGATTGGATAGGGATATGATGACTGGAATTGGAGCAATTCATACAATCTGTATGCTTTCCAAAAATACTCCCAACACTATCAAAGGGCCCTTGAAGAAATTCAGTAAAGGTGGAATGAATGGAAGCATTCTTCAGTGGATGGAAAACTGACTGAAGGGTGTGTGTGTGGTCATGCACCGCACGGACAGATGGAGCTCTCCTGGGATCTTTGTGTAATGtgttcaggagcagctggggaaagagagtaggtttagattggatggTGGGAGGAGGTTTTACACTGTGGGcgtggtgaggcactggaactggttgcccagagaagctgtggctgccccatccctggaagtgtttaaggccaggctggatggagctctgagccaTCTGGTGTAactgaaggtgtccctgcccacagccaggggaTTGCAACTTGGTGATCTTTTAGGtgcctttcaacccaaaccGTTCTGTGGTTCTCTGGCTCTGTGGAAAGAGATCAGGTGATGTTTGCTGATTCCTGCAGTAGCTGAGAATGTTTGCAGGGGCACCTTGCAGTCCTGAATGACTGGGCTGTATCAGCCTGTCAGGGCCAGATCATGATCCCTGTGGTCCCCATGTGTCAGGTGCAATCCAGAGCAGAAACCTGAAGTCcatgaggaaaacccattctaattttgcataattttatttataaaaggaGTGTGCTGACTGATGATGCTCAGGAGCAAGATAAGTAGGTCATAATgcattttcatgaaaatatcAGCTTAGGACTTGGTAACAGCTcataaaaggtaaaaaatgttCACAATACTaagaagagaaacagagatTATAAAGGGGAATATCTATTTGTAATTGAAGTCTTTGCAATTTATGCTTGCAATTTTAGTGTTGCATGCAGGTTACATAATTCTTGGAGATGAGGAAGGAAGCAATAGAATGAACTGAAAGTGTTTAGAAAAAGACAGCAAGaactaaaggaaaagaaaatcaggttCTGTGAACAGGGGTCAGCTGAGTGGGACTCTGGTTGGGGTAGTAAATGAGGGGAAATGAAACTGTCATTCCAAGGGGAACATCCTTGTATGAAATGAAGTCCCCACCACTTTCAGATAGCCTTCTAAAGAAGTCATGATCATTCTTTATTTGGGCAGAAAGTActtaattcattaattttggCATAGAACTTGAATCATTAAGACCATGGACTGTGAAGGCTCAGTGGAAGCTGGAACCTGCctgtgcttttttcctctttgaaccCCTGTGAACTCCTGCAAGCGATTGAATCTCTGAGTACTTTGGTCACATTAGTGACTTACTCTCCACTGCCAGCATGTGAGAGAGGCTGGGTGACAAACCTGTTGCTCCGGTTTGTGAAACAGATAGCTCACTACTGTGGCATTAGGCATTTCGTGGATTTAACCAGCATGGTGCTCTGCAGTtctctgaaacagaaataaatagaaatacttCCTTGTGGAGAGCAAGCCCAAACTGTTTCATTGTCAGTGTTTCTGTGTGTCTCTTCACTCATAAGTCTTGCAGTTTTCTTTGGAGCTTTTATCATGTTCCAGAgacttttcaggaaaataataatCTCATCTGGTCAGTAAGAAGCAAAATGTCAAAGTCTTCAGTAAGTGGAAGCTGCTCATTTCAGCCATTTAAAGCTTACTacctggtttggttttgtttttcttttccagagttGATAAAGACAGGAGTGGAATAATATGTGATAATGAACTTCAGCAGGCACTATCCAATGGTAAGTCTGTAAATGAGCAGTGAGGTAGTTCATGGTAAACTTCATGATAAATTTGTTGTGAGAGTGGTTACTTGATGCTGTGATTCTTTGTATGGAAGGGGGTAGGAAGTGTTCCTGCCACTCACTAATTACTATTTAATCTACAGCAAaaggctggaaagggaaaaaatgaacaatccttgtgattttttgtttgtttgttctaaACTGAGTATCTGTTGTAACCATTACTGGTCTGTATTCTGAGGAATGAGGGCGTGCAcatccctttattttttttcccagctctgcttcctaGAAATCATAAATAGTGATTCATATATTCCTTGCTCATCACTACTgaacctttctttttttaaccagaACCAGTGTATAACCTGGGCAAAGCTATTTACAACCAGCCTTTTCATTgcacataatttatttttcatacagTATGGTGCAGGAAATAAActatgtttggggtttttcctaaCAGAGTAGAAAGATGCACTCTAGTATTAAAACTTCCTAGTAGTCATTTCCTTGTTGTAATACTGAAAGAAACTAGGGTATTGTCAAATAACTcatggaaacaaaaaataaaacatttttccagtagcctatttttactttcttcccATGACTCAGGATGGGTAGGGTTGTActctgtggggattttttctgtttggaaatatgaaaaaatggCATATTCAGGCTGTTTGTCCACCTTTGAGTCCATTCCAAGTTCCCCTTCTCCCAGAGTTTATTCCTTTATCCTTCCTGTGCTTTGTGACTGAGGAGGGCTTAAACTGATGTtgtgagctgcagcacacactggCTCTGCCTGAAGGGCCCATTTTTGTCAGTGATTGCCTGACTTGAAATAAGTTTATAAGGTTCTGTTCAGTAAAACTGCAGTCTTGGAACTGAACTGGATGTACTAGAATATTTGTTTAATGATGTATCTGataaattaaaagcaatgtGTTGTGGCTGTCAGAACTGATgcataattaaaattttgaataCAATCTTTAGCAAAAACTAAGTTAAATTAAGTCACCATTTTCATTTAGATTACAGTGCTGTTTAGAACTGTGAGAAActgtcattttaaattttacctgctgttttaaatttaatatattttaaatattttctcatatGAACCtgccatttttaattttgtgtattttaaatatctcctcATATGAGTGAATATAAGGGTAATAGGCAGTGATGAATATCTgagctcttttctttccttatttacAGTGTAGATTAGCAGTTTCAGTGCTTTGCAGTTATGAAGAATGCCTACCAAGTGTTAgacaaaatatttgcagaacTGTAAGCTTCCTGCATTCCAAGAGATTCTAGATCTTGTACACCAAAGTCACTAACAATTCACTATATTATTTTCAAAGTATATCCTCTAATGGTTGTTTGTTCATGGCTGTCCTGCAATTTAACATGGGCTAAAATAATGTTATGTGTTTATttctaaaacattaaaaaattctaCAATGTGCTCATTGACATTTGAAGTTCAGTGTGGTTTTGACAATTTGACATTTTCAGCCTGTGAAGTTTATGCAGATCACAGTGTGCTTACGTGGGAGGGGCTGATCATCACTTTGTCTGTTTGCACAATAAAATCCTTTGcttccttcttgttttcttctgtgctgctgtgggaagtTAACACTAGAGTGAGGAgagcagagacagggacagtCTGCACTGTTTATTGGAACAGGGTGAAATCAGTACAGTTCGTCACCTCTGGAGTTGCTCAGATTTCGTTCTGTGGTGGCTCTATGAATCACTTGAATGTTTCAAGATGAGATAAGTTTACTTTCAGActgtattttcactttttcctcttATTCTGTTCAGTGTTAAATCCTGGCACCTTATTAATTccattatttcttattttttgagGAGACACACAGCTCTAAGGTATGGAATATCTCTGTCTAAAATACTGCTTCAGCATTTTCAGagccatttttccttttctctttaagTGCCAGTAGTCTCAGGGCCTGCCTGTGAGTTACATCACTGCCGTGACCCAGCAAAGCCAAGGGCCGGATCCCGAGGATCCCAGCCCGGCCCTTCTGCCGGGATTTGCGGTCACCtgacccagccctgggagcgcctctgctctgccctcgGCTCCTGcgggcagccacagccagttCATtatgtgctgcctctgctcctggtgccttCACAGGCTCTGGAGAATCCATGGTGAAATGCTAGATGAGGCACGGGATTCTTTTGTTTAAAGCTTAATGCTTCCTAGGCTTGGGAATGCTCTCAACCCAGTGAAAACAGTTTCATAATGAACTCTAAATACTCAGAGAAgtacagagctgctctccagatgATTACTGCTCAGGCCCTTTCAAGCAGCATCATTTCTTGGTCTAAAAATACTAACTCAAACTAACACGTAATTGTTTTAGCAGTGGATTAGGTGGGATTTGTACTGAACTACTCTAAGCTGCAATGTATGGTTATGCCATGTTGGGAACTCCTTCTGCCCTGGAGTAGTCCTGTCAAAGGGAAATGAGCAGATGGGTTTTTACTGAGGAACAGATATGAGGCCTTGATTGAGTTACAATTTAGAACACTTCTGCTCCTGTCAGTAGAAAAGAGGTACTTCAGTTTAGATCTTGATTTTTGTCCAATACTTCCTGACAGCCTGGGATGAAAAAGTCCTTCTAAGATCTTCCAAGGTTtgttaagatttttttgttgcagccttaaaatgctgatttctgTGTGGTATTTGGGAAGCACTGCTCTGAAGTCATCTCTGAATGGTGAGACTTTCTTACTTCCAAGCagccttattttttttaatatgcctGTTCCATGTCACATAGCTCTGAATTCACTATTCTTAAcggatttgtttgtttggtttttttgcatttttttttaaacattgagGAATTCTTGATTCTCAGCTAAGTAATTCTTTCTgtttcaggcacatggactcCATTTAATCCAGCAACAGTCAGATCAATTCTTGGTGAGTGTAGTTGTGTGATGTGGCATAGTCCTAAGATAATGTTTTGTGATCTGCTCAGCTGATTGATTGAGAATGCTCCTCAATTGCTAcactgttttgttgttttttcctcagAGTGCCCAGCAGTaagttaaattattttcccttttgattAATAGAGAATGCCCTTTGCATACGCACATGTGCACTTGTCAAAATAGCTTGAGAAAATGTTACTGCGTAATTGATTAgataataaatgtaatttatgcATGAGGAGATTGTTATCTTAAATTTTCTAAAAAGATATTATGTAAGTTATCTTGGGAAGCAGTTTTTCCTATCTTGAATTTAAGCCTATGTTTTACTCCAAAAATACCAAACAGAAGCTTTACAAAGCTTGAATTCTGTTAGTGTCTAAACTAATTGCCAGTAATGTGGAAGGTGCTGGTGGTAGAACAGAAGGATGAAGATTCAGGCACAATAAATCAAATCTTTTCTGTCACACAGTTCAGAAATCCAAGGACtacattttttgctttgttctcaATAAGTGTTCAGCAGCTGCCTGAGTTCCATTGCTGGATGACATGTAAAGATAACACCATGAGTAAATCAAATGCAGATGAATATCCCAGCACTGTTGGAAATTATGTCAGACTTTTTAATGTGTCCTTGGAAAAGAACAGTCCACACCTCTGCCCATTTTGATTATTACTGGATGATCAATCAAGCCCTCAGTATTTttgaactgaaaatgaaaaactaggaaaaataaacattctgtgatttattCTGGTATTTTTAtcttggttaatttttttttccttcagtggatgactgctgctttttcttggCAGGACTTTGCAAATTACCACTTGCATTTTAGcagtttcttttctcccttcagtACCTTCCACAGAGCACTCTTGATATCTACTTAAAGTCCTGGCAGATCTTGCTGAGGAGTTGTATGACTAAGGTTTTATAtgtgtttcttattttttatttcaggcaTGTTtgacagagaaaacaaagggGGTGTGAACTTCAATGAATTCACAGGAGTCTGGAAATACATCACAGACTGGCAGAATGTCTTTCGAACGTATGACAGAGACAATTCTGGAATGATTGACAAAAATGAACTAAAGCAAGCACTAACAGGTTTTGGTAATTCATTAGTAATTACAGTTTTTATGACTAGGTTATGTCATAGAATGAGCTGCTTACTGGTGCTGTTGCAGAGCTGTACTGCTCTGACAAATGTCACTAAAAATGAGGTAGGTGAAGGGCAGCTTTCCTTTTAGGCATAAGCTACCTTTTAACAATGTCCATGCCAAAGGCACGtgttttttaaagctcttttcttaaataagagaaaaggaaaacgTTCCTGATACATGTCCTGACACATCCAGTTCCAGTCTCCTCTGTGACAAGCTCTGAGGGTTACCAGTGTATCAGGCTAAGTCTGAACTAACAGGGTACTTGATAGAACTTGCCACCTTTTAAACAAGGCCAGCTGTCCGTGCTGTGAGAGCATTCTGATGGCTAAGGAACTTTCATTCCAGTCACTTCACCTGGAAAGACTTGACTGCAGCCCTAAACCATTCCCCCAATCAGTCACCTTAATCTGTAATTATAGTTAATGTGACTCTGTATATAATTATTATTGAGCATGGGTTTTATTGCATGCATCTTAGTTTACAGAGATATTTACCAAAAAATAGTCATTGTAACTCCTTactgttttctggttttattacACATGCCTGCTAAACAACCTTGTTCTTTTTATAGAAGGACTGCAGTAATTGAAACCTTCTaaagtatttctctttttccaaggTTACCGACTGTCTGATCAGTTCTATGATATCCTTATTCGGAAATTTGACAGACAAGGAAAAGGACAAGTTGCTTTTGATGATTTTATTCAGTGCTGTGTTGTTCTACAGGTAAGAAAAGAGATGTACTTTGATGtcaattggaaaaaaaaatgccttttcttaAGCTTTTCTGGTTCTCACTTTAACAGTGGATCAGAACTTGCTTTTATTTATAGCGAGCCATTTGAATTAAGTATGTGCTAAGTGCTAGAAACATCTTTGTGTATTGGTCTTCATTAGCAATTCCTTTGTGTCTCAAGTACATTTGATACAATGGATGAGGGACAAAAAAGTGTAAAATAGTATCAGTGTTTGACACTCTCTGTTAGTTTAATACAGACTTTAATACAGAGCTGATCTTGCAAGGGTAATggtaaaaatacacaaaaaaccTTCCAGTCTTTCAGTGACAcagagagtgagagagagaaCATGGAGGGAAAGCAGTTCCCTGTAAAAGTCACATCTCTCTTATTTAGACACATCAGTCACCTTTGCATTCATTTGTAATACAAGGCAATTATGGTTAGTTGTAGACTTGAACTCTGCTAAAAAGGGCTTTAAATGGAATAATCACTCAGCTGATGTTAATGAAACCGTGCTGGCAGTTGTTCTGGTCCTTTGTACTGCCTGGCATCTCTGGGGTTATACAGAGACACCTCAGAGGGCAATGGCACATGGAGCATATTTGCCTAGAAGGCGAGATATGCACGAGGTATGCATTGGATTCTGTTTCCAGATGACTCAAACACTGCAttgtttttccccctgctttaaAGCCAGTTATAAAAAGCTGTCTGGTCTATATAGAAGGTAGCTTTAGGTATTGCATTATTATTGCAGTGAGCTGTCTTATATATAAAGACTGTAAAATGGCTACAGGGGGGATGAACAGAAAGGGTTCATAAAGCCCAGGTGGCAAGGGGAGTGTGTTGCAGTCTGAAGCTTCCCCTAGAACAAAAGTgtctattattattttttctctcctcctcagAGGCTGACTGATGTGTTTCGT comes from Zonotrichia leucophrys gambelii isolate GWCS_2022_RI chromosome 2, RI_Zleu_2.0, whole genome shotgun sequence and encodes:
- the PDCD6 gene encoding programmed cell death protein 6, which produces MAAGYQQRPNGGGAPGALPDPSFLWSVFQRVDKDRSGIICDNELQQALSNGTWTPFNPATVRSILGMFDRENKGGVNFNEFTGVWKYITDWQNVFRTYDRDNSGMIDKNELKQALTGFGYRLSDQFYDILIRKFDRQGKGQVAFDDFIQCCVVLQRLTDVFRRYDTDQDGWIQVSYEQYLSMVFSIV